One Mycobacterium marseillense DNA window includes the following coding sequences:
- a CDS encoding DUF4333 domain-containing protein yields MTIIRALPLSCAVTGLTALIAGCSCSIGSSHTVSKSDVAGQITAKMTDAAGNRPESVNCPNDLPAKVGAQVACEMKVKNRPFGVTVTVTSVEGGDVKFNMVETVDKNQIADAISTQLGQRVGRKPDAVTCPENLKGVAGATLRCQLSDHGQKYGVLVTVTNVAAGDVNFHFKVDDRPQPDS; encoded by the coding sequence ATGACCATCATTCGCGCGTTACCCCTGTCGTGCGCCGTCACCGGCCTTACCGCACTCATCGCGGGCTGCTCCTGCTCGATCGGTTCGTCGCACACGGTCAGCAAGAGCGACGTCGCCGGACAAATCACCGCCAAGATGACCGATGCCGCGGGCAACAGGCCCGAATCGGTGAATTGCCCGAACGACCTGCCCGCCAAGGTCGGCGCGCAGGTGGCCTGCGAAATGAAGGTCAAAAACCGGCCGTTCGGCGTCACCGTCACAGTCACCAGCGTCGAGGGCGGCGACGTCAAGTTCAACATGGTGGAGACGGTCGACAAGAACCAAATCGCCGACGCGATCAGCACCCAACTCGGCCAGCGGGTGGGCAGAAAGCCGGACGCGGTGACCTGCCCCGAGAACCTCAAAGGCGTTGCGGGAGCGACCCTTCGGTGTCAGCTCAGCGACCACGGCCAAAAGTACGGCGTGCTGGTGACCGTCACGAACGTCGCCGCCGGCGACGTCAACTTTCATTTCAAGGTCGACGACCGGCCGCAACCAGATAGCTAG
- a CDS encoding DUF5914 domain-containing protein — MKIRDQLHELRARSKDWPLQVIPRASWADQRPTYRDAQPAIIEAALRRSQHRPTGNWYAFAASRQVVGERPLGARVAGVEVVAWRDEQYRLCVGPRSCPHLGADLATGQVHRGALVCRWHGLTLDGRAREFGWSPLPGHDDGTLAWVRLDAVGREAPLERPLIPPRPTGDTLAAVARLEGVCEPIDVIANRLDPWHGAWFHPYSFTRLEVLTTPTEHTDRFLVAVTFRMGRLGVPVVAEFSCPEARTIVMRIVDGEGSGSVVETHATPISSGPDGRPRTAVLEATIAHSDRPGFKRASRVAPLITPLMRFASSRLWRDDLAYAERRYQVRTARG; from the coding sequence ATGAAGATCCGCGACCAGCTGCATGAGCTGCGGGCACGGTCCAAAGACTGGCCCCTGCAGGTGATCCCGCGCGCGTCGTGGGCCGATCAGCGTCCGACCTATCGCGACGCACAACCCGCCATCATCGAGGCCGCGCTGCGACGCTCCCAGCACCGGCCGACCGGCAACTGGTATGCGTTCGCCGCCAGCCGGCAGGTCGTCGGAGAGCGACCGTTGGGCGCGCGGGTCGCCGGCGTCGAAGTCGTCGCCTGGCGCGACGAGCAGTACCGGCTCTGCGTGGGACCGCGCAGTTGCCCCCACCTAGGGGCCGACCTCGCCACCGGCCAGGTGCACCGGGGCGCGCTGGTGTGCCGGTGGCACGGGCTGACCCTAGACGGGCGCGCCCGTGAATTCGGTTGGAGCCCACTGCCCGGTCACGACGACGGCACCCTGGCCTGGGTGCGGCTCGACGCGGTCGGACGCGAGGCACCGCTGGAGCGTCCGCTGATTCCACCCCGGCCGACCGGCGACACCCTGGCCGCCGTCGCCCGCCTGGAAGGCGTCTGCGAGCCGATCGACGTCATTGCCAACCGGCTTGATCCGTGGCACGGCGCATGGTTTCACCCTTACTCGTTCACCCGCCTCGAGGTGCTCACCACGCCGACCGAACACACCGACCGCTTCTTGGTGGCGGTGACCTTCCGGATGGGACGGCTGGGGGTGCCCGTCGTCGCGGAGTTCAGTTGCCCGGAGGCCCGCACGATCGTCATGCGCATCGTGGATGGCGAAGGGTCGGGCAGCGTCGTCGAAACCCACGCCACCCCAATCAGTTCAGGCCCCGATGGCCGTCCCCGCACCGCCGTCCTCGAGGCCACCATCGCGCATTCGGACAGGCCCGGGTTCAAGCGGGCGTCTCGGGTGGCGCCGCTGATCACACCGCTCATGCGCTTCGCGTCGAGCAGGCTCTGGCGCGACGACCTCGCCTACGCCGAACGCCGCTATCAGGTGCGCACGGCACGCGGATGA
- a CDS encoding MMPL family transporter: MVWEPLAGAVTGRRSWLIALVAVLLGVGFMLLIGENAAAGQSPRSVPEDSPSAQVDALSRQFPGGDRVPLIVVVSRHDGVALSPSDVSAARAARDRAQAAARPGTADGAAPALPSKDGKAVLGIVSISASLSGLDLDHTVTALRTAASSGLPADLQVHVTGGPAFGADIASAFTNANITLLAVTTSVVALLLIATYRSPVLWLVPLLVVGFADRVAAAVGTAVASVTGLSFDGATSGITSVLVFGAGTNYALLLISRYRQELRRHSGHRVGLRHAVRRAGPAIVASNATVVLALLTLLFAATPSTRSLGALAACGLVVAAVSVLVILPPVLALCGRRLFWPFIPHAADDADPDSGAWRRVAEGVARRPALVAVVAIAVLAALGTGLWGTRIGLSQTEQFRVHADSVSGYAVVAEHFPAGLANPTLVVAPTARASSVRQVIEATPGVVSVTEDGRSESGLTKWSVVIDAPPSSNRAFGVVAALRDSTASADSAALVGGADAQALDIRDAATHDRVLLIPAILAVILVVLYVLLRSALAPPTLLAATILGALAALGLGGWASIHVFGFPALDNTTPLFAFLFLAALGVDYTIFLVTRAREEAAQHGARDGMVRAVSATGGVITSAGIVLAAVFCVLGVLPLIVLTQLGIIVGLGILLDTFVVRTLVIPALFALIGDRIWWPTAPSHTETVEPQADRAQPERSTS; the protein is encoded by the coding sequence GTGGTGTGGGAACCCTTGGCCGGTGCGGTGACGGGCCGACGTTCGTGGCTGATCGCACTGGTCGCAGTCCTGCTGGGCGTCGGTTTCATGCTCCTCATCGGGGAGAACGCGGCGGCGGGTCAGTCGCCGCGGTCGGTGCCTGAAGACTCCCCATCCGCCCAAGTGGACGCGCTGTCGCGGCAGTTCCCCGGCGGCGACCGGGTGCCCCTGATCGTTGTGGTGAGCCGTCACGATGGCGTCGCCCTGAGCCCCTCCGACGTCTCGGCCGCCCGCGCTGCCCGCGATCGGGCCCAGGCGGCCGCGCGACCCGGCACGGCCGACGGCGCGGCACCCGCGCTGCCGTCGAAGGACGGAAAGGCCGTCCTGGGCATCGTGTCGATCAGCGCCAGCCTGTCGGGGCTTGACCTCGACCACACCGTCACCGCGCTGCGCACAGCCGCGTCGAGCGGGCTGCCCGCGGATCTGCAGGTTCACGTCACCGGCGGCCCGGCGTTCGGCGCCGACATCGCCAGCGCCTTCACCAACGCCAACATCACCTTGCTGGCCGTGACGACGTCGGTGGTGGCGCTGCTGCTGATCGCCACCTACCGGTCCCCGGTGCTGTGGCTGGTCCCCCTACTCGTCGTCGGATTCGCCGATCGGGTCGCCGCCGCGGTCGGTACGGCGGTGGCGTCGGTGACCGGGCTGAGCTTCGACGGCGCGACGTCCGGCATCACCAGCGTGCTGGTGTTCGGGGCGGGCACCAATTACGCGCTGTTGTTGATCTCTCGGTACCGCCAAGAGCTTCGGCGCCATTCCGGGCACCGCGTCGGCTTGCGGCACGCCGTGCGCCGGGCGGGGCCGGCCATCGTGGCCAGCAATGCCACCGTGGTGCTGGCCCTGCTCACGCTGCTGTTCGCGGCCACCCCGAGCACGCGCAGCCTGGGTGCGCTGGCGGCGTGCGGCCTCGTGGTCGCGGCGGTGTCGGTGCTGGTGATCCTGCCGCCGGTGCTCGCGCTGTGCGGCCGCCGATTGTTTTGGCCGTTCATCCCGCACGCCGCGGACGACGCAGACCCCGACTCGGGTGCCTGGCGACGCGTCGCGGAAGGGGTGGCGCGGCGTCCCGCGCTGGTGGCGGTCGTCGCGATCGCGGTCCTGGCCGCCCTCGGCACCGGCCTGTGGGGGACCCGGATCGGGTTGTCGCAGACCGAACAGTTCCGTGTGCACGCCGATTCGGTGTCCGGTTACGCCGTGGTGGCCGAACACTTTCCGGCCGGGCTGGCCAACCCGACGTTGGTCGTCGCACCCACCGCCCGCGCGTCGTCCGTTCGGCAGGTGATCGAGGCCACGCCCGGTGTCGTCTCGGTGACCGAGGACGGCCGCTCGGAATCGGGGTTGACGAAGTGGTCGGTGGTGATCGACGCGCCGCCGTCGTCGAACCGGGCCTTCGGTGTCGTTGCCGCACTGCGAGATTCGACCGCCTCCGCCGACTCGGCCGCGCTCGTGGGCGGGGCCGACGCGCAGGCCCTCGACATCCGGGACGCGGCCACGCATGACCGCGTACTGCTGATCCCGGCGATCCTGGCCGTCATCCTGGTCGTCCTCTACGTGTTGCTGCGATCCGCACTCGCCCCGCCGACCCTGCTGGCCGCGACGATTCTGGGGGCCCTGGCCGCGTTGGGCCTGGGGGGCTGGGCGAGCATCCACGTCTTCGGTTTTCCGGCGCTGGACAACACCACGCCGTTGTTCGCCTTCCTCTTCCTGGCGGCTCTCGGCGTGGACTACACCATCTTTCTGGTCACTCGTGCCCGGGAGGAGGCCGCGCAGCACGGCGCCCGCGATGGGATGGTGCGCGCCGTGTCGGCCACCGGCGGCGTGATCACCAGCGCGGGAATCGTTTTGGCCGCCGTGTTCTGCGTGCTCGGGGTGTTGCCGTTGATCGTCCTGACGCAGCTGGGGATCATCGTCGGGCTGGGCATCCTGCTCGACACCTTCGTGGTGCGCACGCTGGTCATCCCGGCGTTGTTCGCTCTCATCGGCGACCGGATCTGGTGGCCCACCGCCCCCTCTCATACCGAAACCGTTGAGCCACAAGCGGATCGGGCCCAACCCGAACGGAGCACATCGTGA
- a CDS encoding TspO/MBR family protein, whose protein sequence is MNKSILGATALGVAAAAGAGSVASSRWYALLRKPTYQPPRAAFPTVWTTLYGDIAATSAVAIERYRATGQHDKARRYTAALVVNLILNAGWSWLFFRYHKLGAAAVGAAALTASSADLVRCTADATPRGGLALLPYPVWCGFATVLSTHIWRLNR, encoded by the coding sequence GTGAACAAATCGATCCTGGGTGCGACAGCCCTGGGCGTCGCCGCGGCCGCCGGCGCCGGCAGCGTCGCCAGCTCGCGGTGGTATGCGCTGCTGCGCAAGCCCACATACCAGCCACCCCGCGCCGCCTTCCCGACCGTATGGACCACGCTCTACGGGGACATCGCCGCCACGTCGGCGGTGGCCATCGAGCGGTACCGGGCGACCGGGCAGCACGACAAGGCGCGTCGCTACACCGCGGCGCTGGTGGTCAACCTGATCCTCAACGCCGGGTGGAGTTGGCTTTTCTTCCGGTACCACAAGCTCGGCGCGGCCGCGGTCGGTGCCGCGGCGCTGACGGCCAGCAGCGCCGACCTGGTCAGGTGCACGGCCGATGCCACCCCGCGGGGCGGGCTGGCACTGCTGCCCTACCCGGTGTGGTGCGGCTTCGCGACCGTGCTGTCCACCCACATCTGGCGGCTCAACCGTTAG
- the fni gene encoding type 2 isopentenyl-diphosphate Delta-isomerase: MTADRGAMKNRKRRHIDVCLGEPVGYDGVTTGLDRYRLPYNALTQTSLGDIDLSTAFFGVNLRSPILIGAMTGGAELSGTINRNLAAAAQQLGVGMMLGSQRIMLDSALGERAADSFMVRDVAPDALLFGNIGLSQLAKAAVPDLAKALDRVGADALAVHTNPLQEAMQHNGDTDFSGSIDRLREAADVLGYPVLLKEVGHGIGGAAVAELLGAEGQLPVAGIDVAGAGGTSWSRVEQFVRYGELRHPELADWGIPTARAVLEVREALPEVPLVASGGIRTGMDAAKAIALGADVVAVARPLLSAAIESTAAVVDWLQPFIDELRVCLHGCGAADLAALRGVVLVRET, from the coding sequence ATGACCGCTGACCGTGGGGCGATGAAGAATCGCAAGCGGCGGCACATCGACGTGTGCCTCGGCGAGCCGGTCGGCTATGACGGGGTCACCACCGGCCTGGACCGGTATCGACTGCCGTACAACGCGCTCACGCAGACCAGCCTGGGCGACATCGACCTGTCCACGGCGTTTTTCGGCGTCAACCTGCGGTCCCCGATCCTCATCGGCGCGATGACCGGTGGCGCCGAGCTGTCCGGAACGATCAACCGCAATCTGGCGGCCGCCGCGCAACAACTGGGCGTCGGCATGATGCTCGGGTCGCAGCGCATCATGCTCGACAGCGCACTGGGGGAGCGTGCCGCGGACAGCTTCATGGTTCGCGACGTCGCCCCAGATGCCCTGCTGTTCGGCAACATTGGGCTATCTCAACTGGCGAAGGCGGCCGTGCCCGATCTGGCGAAGGCCCTCGACCGGGTCGGCGCCGACGCGCTTGCCGTGCATACCAATCCGTTGCAGGAAGCGATGCAACACAACGGCGACACCGACTTCTCCGGCTCGATCGACCGGCTGCGCGAAGCGGCCGACGTCCTCGGATACCCGGTGTTGCTCAAGGAGGTCGGCCACGGGATCGGCGGCGCCGCGGTGGCGGAACTCCTTGGGGCCGAGGGCCAGCTCCCGGTCGCCGGAATCGACGTGGCGGGCGCCGGAGGCACGTCGTGGTCGCGGGTCGAGCAGTTCGTGCGTTACGGCGAACTGCGCCACCCGGAGTTGGCCGATTGGGGCATCCCCACCGCGCGCGCGGTCCTGGAGGTGCGCGAGGCGCTGCCAGAGGTCCCGTTGGTGGCTTCCGGCGGTATCCGGACCGGGATGGACGCGGCCAAGGCGATCGCGCTGGGCGCTGACGTCGTGGCGGTGGCCCGGCCGCTGCTATCGGCGGCGATCGAATCCACTGCGGCCGTGGTGGATTGGCTGCAGCCGTTCATCGATGAGCTTCGGGTTTGCCTGCACGGTTGCGGTGCGGCCGACCTTGCGGCGCTCCGCGGTGTCGTCCTCGTCCGCGAAACGTAG
- a CDS encoding acyltransferase, with protein MTSMWGAPVHRRWRGSNLRDPRQAKFLTLASLRWVLRNRAYTPWYLVRYWRLLKFKLANPHIITRGMVFLGKGVEIHATPELAQLEIGRWVHIGDKNTIRAHEGSLRFGDKVVLGRDNVINAYLDIELGDSVLMADWCYVCDFDHRMDNIDLPIKDQGIVKSPVRIGPDTWVGVKVSVLRGTSVGRGCVLGSHAVVRGVIPDYSIAVGAPAKVVKNRQLAWESSAAQRAELAAALADIERKKAAR; from the coding sequence GTGACGAGCATGTGGGGTGCCCCGGTCCATCGCCGCTGGCGTGGATCGAACCTGCGCGACCCGCGCCAGGCCAAGTTCCTCACGCTGGCCTCATTGAGGTGGGTGCTGCGCAACCGCGCATACACCCCGTGGTACCTGGTGCGCTACTGGCGCTTGCTGAAGTTCAAGCTGGCCAACCCGCACATCATCACCCGCGGCATGGTGTTTCTTGGCAAGGGCGTGGAAATCCACGCCACGCCCGAGCTCGCGCAGCTCGAGATCGGCCGCTGGGTCCACATCGGTGACAAGAACACCATCCGCGCGCACGAGGGCTCGTTGCGGTTCGGCGACAAGGTGGTGCTGGGCCGCGACAACGTCATCAACGCCTACCTCGACATCGAGCTCGGCGATTCGGTGTTGATGGCCGACTGGTGCTACGTCTGCGATTTCGACCACCGCATGGACAACATCGACCTGCCGATCAAGGACCAGGGCATCGTCAAGTCCCCGGTGCGGATCGGACCGGACACCTGGGTGGGGGTCAAGGTGTCGGTGCTGCGGGGCACGTCGGTCGGGCGCGGTTGCGTGCTGGGATCGCATGCGGTGGTGCGCGGTGTGATTCCGGACTACTCGATCGCGGTCGGCGCGCCGGCCAAGGTGGTCAAGAACCGCCAGCTGGCCTGGGAGAGCTCGGCCGCGCAGCGTGCCGAACTGGCCGCCGCCCTGGCCGACATCGAACGGAAAAAGGCCGCCCGCTAG
- a CDS encoding cryptochrome/photolyase family protein, with protein MPALLWFRRDLRLRDHPALLAAAEGDEVLACFVLDPRLESSSGQRRLQFLGDSLRRLREDLDGRLLVTRGRPDSRIPRIAKQIGASSVHISEDFAPFGARRDERVRAALGEVPLVVTGSPYLVSPGRVTKPDGSPYRVFTPFLRQWHKTGWRAPANSSATSARWLDPASLGIEQCEIPDPGVPLDVAAGEAAARTQWKSFLDNGLNSYAADRNRPDLHGTSRMSAHLKFGTIHPRTLVADLDLRGGGAQAYARELAFRDFYADVLHHWPASAWRNWNGDFDGIQTDSGAAATRGFEAWKAGETGFPFVDAGMRQLRDTGFMHNRVRMIVASFLVKDLHLPWQWGAEWFLDQLVDGDMANNQHGWQWCAGCGTDAAPYFRVFNPTTQGEKFDPTGDYIRRWVPELRSADDPHLRKGERPNGYPQPIVDHAAERAEALRRYQSI; from the coding sequence ATGCCCGCGCTGTTGTGGTTTCGCCGCGATCTGCGGTTGCGCGACCATCCCGCGCTGCTCGCCGCGGCCGAGGGCGACGAGGTGCTCGCCTGCTTTGTGCTCGATCCGCGGCTGGAAAGCTCGTCGGGACAGCGCCGGCTGCAGTTCCTGGGTGACTCACTGCGGCGGCTGCGCGAGGACCTGGACGGCCGGCTGCTCGTCACCCGCGGGCGGCCCGATTCCCGGATTCCCCGCATCGCCAAGCAGATCGGCGCGTCGTCGGTGCACATCTCCGAAGATTTCGCGCCGTTCGGCGCGCGCCGCGACGAACGGGTGCGGGCCGCGCTGGGCGAGGTCCCGCTGGTGGTGACGGGGTCGCCGTATCTCGTCTCGCCCGGCCGGGTCACCAAGCCGGACGGCTCGCCCTACCGGGTGTTCACCCCGTTTCTGCGGCAGTGGCACAAGACCGGCTGGCGGGCGCCGGCGAACTCGAGCGCCACGTCCGCGCGCTGGCTCGATCCGGCGAGCCTGGGAATCGAACAGTGCGAAATCCCCGACCCCGGGGTTCCGCTCGATGTCGCCGCCGGCGAGGCGGCGGCGCGCACCCAGTGGAAGTCCTTCCTCGACAACGGATTGAATAGCTACGCCGCCGACCGCAACAGGCCCGACCTGCACGGCACCAGCCGGATGTCGGCGCACCTGAAATTCGGCACCATCCACCCCCGCACCCTGGTCGCCGACCTGGATCTGCGCGGCGGCGGGGCGCAAGCCTACGCGCGGGAGTTGGCATTTCGCGACTTCTACGCCGATGTGCTGCACCACTGGCCGGCGAGCGCGTGGCGCAACTGGAACGGCGATTTCGACGGCATCCAGACCGACTCCGGCGCCGCGGCCACGCGCGGCTTCGAGGCGTGGAAGGCCGGCGAAACCGGCTTTCCCTTCGTCGACGCCGGGATGCGGCAGCTGCGCGACACCGGGTTCATGCACAACCGGGTGCGGATGATCGTCGCGTCGTTTCTGGTCAAGGACCTTCACCTGCCGTGGCAGTGGGGCGCCGAATGGTTTTTGGACCAACTCGTGGACGGGGACATGGCGAACAACCAGCACGGCTGGCAGTGGTGCGCGGGCTGCGGCACCGACGCCGCACCCTACTTCCGGGTGTTCAACCCGACGACGCAGGGCGAAAAGTTCGACCCCACAGGCGATTACATCCGCCGCTGGGTGCCCGAGCTGCGCTCGGCCGATGATCCGCACCTGCGAAAGGGCGAGCGGCCCAACGGTTACCCGCAGCCCATCGTCGACCACGCCGCCGAACGGGCCGAAGCGCTGCGGCGTTACCAGAGCATCTGA
- a CDS encoding MarR family winged helix-turn-helix transcriptional regulator yields the protein MTKRGAAERRTDRAELEKLMSADMRAITAQSDRIGRHFARQNEVSGTDFHALLHIMVAETAGTPLTAAQLRRRMDVSPAAITYLVDRMIDAGHVRREPDPQDRRKTLLRYEKPGMALARSFFTPLGAELHTALADLPDRDLAAAHRVFAAMIEAMSTFESTLTPPAPKRPAAPEGKRTPAKGRGSAVR from the coding sequence GTGACCAAGCGCGGCGCCGCTGAGCGGCGAACGGACCGAGCCGAACTCGAGAAGTTGATGTCGGCCGACATGCGTGCGATCACAGCGCAGTCCGACCGGATCGGCCGGCACTTCGCGCGGCAAAACGAGGTCAGCGGCACCGACTTCCACGCGCTGCTGCACATCATGGTCGCCGAAACCGCCGGAACGCCTTTGACGGCGGCGCAACTACGGAGGCGCATGGATGTCTCGCCCGCCGCGATCACCTATCTGGTGGACCGCATGATCGACGCCGGGCACGTCCGGCGCGAACCGGACCCGCAGGACCGCCGCAAGACGCTGCTGCGCTACGAGAAACCGGGAATGGCGCTGGCGCGCTCATTCTTCACGCCGCTGGGCGCCGAGCTGCATACCGCCCTCGCCGACCTGCCCGACCGCGACTTGGCCGCCGCCCACCGGGTTTTCGCAGCGATGATCGAGGCGATGTCCACCTTCGAATCCACGCTCACCCCCCCGGCCCCCAAACGGCCGGCCGCCCCCGAGGGCAAGCGCACCCCCGCGAAAGGCCGCGGCAGCGCCGTGCGTTGA
- a CDS encoding class I SAM-dependent methyltransferase, with protein MRVGDAGRAPGDLAAAFDAGAAAYDRLVGASPGYHEQLLLTARRMRISARGKGLRLLDAGCGTGASTAALLAVAPHADIVAVDASRGMLDAARAKDWPATVRFVHTPVEQLAEQGITGPFDGILAAYLIRNVADRDDQLRKFRMLLRPGGTLAVHEYSVRDSPGATRIWHAVCWGIIIPSGWWRTRDTTLYRYLWRSVLAFDGAARFRTRLADAGFTAVHSETMPGWEANIVHTFLADAPS; from the coding sequence GTGCGCGTCGGTGATGCGGGGCGCGCCCCCGGCGATCTGGCGGCGGCGTTCGACGCGGGCGCCGCGGCCTACGACCGGCTGGTCGGCGCCAGCCCCGGCTACCACGAACAGTTGCTGTTGACGGCGCGCCGGATGCGGATTTCGGCCCGCGGCAAGGGCTTACGGTTGCTCGACGCCGGGTGCGGAACGGGCGCTTCGACGGCCGCCCTGCTCGCCGTCGCGCCCCACGCCGACATCGTCGCCGTGGACGCGTCGCGCGGCATGCTCGACGCGGCACGCGCGAAGGACTGGCCCGCCACGGTGCGCTTCGTCCACACACCCGTCGAACAACTGGCAGAGCAGGGGATCACCGGGCCGTTCGACGGGATCCTGGCCGCCTACCTGATCCGCAACGTCGCTGACCGCGACGACCAGCTGCGCAAGTTCCGCATGCTGTTGCGCCCGGGTGGCACCCTGGCGGTGCACGAGTATTCGGTGCGCGACTCCCCCGGCGCCACCCGCATCTGGCACGCGGTCTGTTGGGGCATCATCATCCCGTCCGGGTGGTGGCGGACCCGGGACACCACGCTGTACCGCTACCTGTGGCGTAGCGTCCTCGCGTTCGACGGCGCCGCCCGGTTCCGCACCCGCCTCGCCGACGCCGGCTTCACCGCCGTGCACAGCGAGACCATGCCCGGCTGGGAAGCCAACATCGTGCACACCTTCCTGGCGGATGCGCCGTCATGA
- a CDS encoding FAD-dependent oxidoreductase: MTAPTDRRRRTLPAPTGLPDAGALPSRPRVAVVGGGIAGLAAATGLAERGVAVDVIEREDYLGGRVGGWTERDGSVDLAMNRGFHAFFRQYYNLRALLRRIDPRLRMLTAVEDYPLIDGAGRRDSFRGLPRTPPWNAVVFAARSPTFRLRDFTRIDARAAAPLAAVSVPDTYERLDHTDAAAFLEDIRFPEAARHLAFEVFSRSFFADPARLSAAELATMFHIYFLGSAEGLIFDVPCANYDSALWQPLCGYLEGRGVRFRLGTSALSIETDAAGRFRVHTNSDEQLHVDAVVLATDVAGLQRIVAASSDLGTEGWRAQISRLRAAPPFAVHRFWLDRPVSARRPAFLGTAGHKPVDNISVLERYEREASTWARAQHGSVVELHSYALDSAPSRATALRQLHMVYPETATAQILHERLLHRSDCPLFAPGTYPDRPAVITPAPGLVLAGDAIRIDLPVALMERAATTGWYASNQLLNRWGLAGHPLSTVPTQGRSPLLRWLATREGAARR, from the coding sequence ATGACCGCGCCCACCGATCGGCGCCGCCGAACACTGCCCGCGCCAACGGGATTGCCCGACGCCGGCGCGCTGCCGTCGCGTCCGCGGGTCGCCGTCGTCGGCGGCGGGATCGCGGGCCTGGCCGCCGCCACCGGACTCGCTGAGCGTGGCGTCGCCGTCGACGTCATCGAACGCGAAGACTACCTCGGCGGTCGGGTCGGGGGCTGGACAGAGCGCGACGGCAGCGTCGACCTCGCGATGAACCGCGGCTTCCATGCGTTCTTCCGGCAGTACTACAACCTGCGCGCCCTGCTGAGACGGATTGATCCCCGATTGCGGATGCTCACTGCCGTCGAGGATTACCCGCTCATCGACGGGGCGGGACGACGCGACAGCTTCCGCGGGCTCCCCCGCACCCCGCCGTGGAACGCCGTCGTCTTCGCGGCGCGCAGTCCGACGTTTCGACTTCGCGACTTCACCCGCATCGACGCCCGCGCCGCCGCGCCACTGGCCGCGGTTTCGGTGCCCGACACCTACGAGCGGCTCGACCACACCGACGCCGCGGCTTTCCTCGAGGACATCCGATTCCCCGAGGCCGCACGGCATCTGGCGTTCGAGGTGTTCTCCCGCAGCTTCTTCGCCGATCCCGCCAGGCTGTCCGCGGCCGAGTTGGCGACGATGTTCCACATCTACTTCCTGGGGTCGGCCGAGGGGTTGATCTTCGATGTCCCGTGCGCGAATTACGACAGCGCGCTGTGGCAACCCTTGTGCGGCTACCTCGAAGGGCGCGGGGTGCGGTTTCGGCTCGGCACCAGCGCCCTGAGCATCGAGACGGACGCGGCGGGGCGCTTTCGCGTGCACACCAATTCGGACGAGCAGCTCCACGTCGACGCGGTGGTGCTGGCCACCGATGTCGCCGGTCTGCAGCGGATCGTTGCCGCGTCGAGCGACCTGGGCACCGAAGGCTGGCGGGCCCAGATCTCGCGGCTGCGGGCCGCGCCGCCGTTCGCCGTGCACCGGTTCTGGCTCGACCGTCCCGTGTCGGCACGACGGCCGGCGTTTCTGGGCACGGCCGGGCACAAGCCCGTGGACAACATCAGCGTGCTGGAACGCTACGAACGCGAGGCCAGCACGTGGGCGCGCGCGCAGCACGGTTCCGTGGTCGAATTGCATTCCTACGCCCTGGATTCGGCACCGTCGCGCGCCACCGCGCTACGCCAGCTGCACATGGTGTACCCGGAAACAGCGACGGCACAGATCCTTCACGAGCGGCTGCTGCACCGCAGCGACTGCCCGCTCTTCGCCCCGGGCACCTATCCCGACCGCCCCGCGGTGATCACCCCGGCGCCGGGCCTGGTGCTGGCCGGCGACGCCATCCGGATCGACCTGCCGGTGGCGCTGATGGAGCGCGCCGCCACCACCGGCTGGTACGCCTCGAACCAACTGCTCAACCGCTGGGGACTGGCCGGCCACCCGTTGTCCACGGTGCCCACCCAGGGCCGCTCACCACTACTGCGATGGCTCGCCACCCGCGAGGGAGCCGCCCGACGATGA